agactttttttttttttttttaaactaccaggtgaggacttccctggtggcgcagtggttaagaacgcacctgccaatgcaggggacaccggttcgagccctggtccgggaagatcccacatgccacggagcaactaagccaatgtgccacaactactgggcccacgcacctagatcccgtgctccgcaacaagagaagccactgcagtaagaagcccacgcaccacaacgaagagtagcccccgctcgtgccaactagagaaaagcccgcgcgcagcagccaagacccaacgcggccaataaataaataaacaaactaccAGGTGATTCTGAATTATAGTCTCTCAGCAAACGGCtgggtgttttcatttttgttgtggTTTTGGTGTGTGAGGGTGGAGAAGCAGATGAATGCTGGAAGAAGAAGAACCTAGGGCTGAAATGAAGTCTAGATTAAGATTAGAACTGTTTTCAGTCCACCTGACAAATTAAGTGCTTCCAATACTTTAATTAACTGCtctttatttgttgcttttggtGCACAGCACTATAAGAAGTTGCCCAACCCAGCAAGTCAGCCCCTTCATCACTCTTAGTGAAGGAGGCCATGGGCGGGTGGAGGGAGCATTCAATAAGCCTCCTGCTACCTAACCTTCTTTCTGGAACCATTCACTATAGGCCCCTTTGTAGTTCCGAGCCCTGTGGAGAAAAAAGAGGGGTGAGGGAAGGACAAGCCCAGGAGGCAGTCCCCAGTCACGCCCCAGCTAGCAATTCACACCATCCCCATACCCTTTGTATCCAAGGCCCAAGGCCAACTGTGTGGCCTGAAAGCCCCGCTTGCCCCTCTGACAGAAGAAAATGAGGTTCTCATCTTCCAGCTTTGGTTTCTCGGTGGAGTACAAAGCCTTGAAAGCAGCTGGCTCCATCTGCAGGGCAGTTTCCAACTCTGACACTGGGAGGAAGAGTAGAGAGGACAGAATGGAAAGCCGGCAGTTTGGCAATCTCAGGCTCTGAGGCTGGGCCTGGAAGGACTGGTCCTGTGGTCGAACAATCTCCAGGGGGCCCCAAAACAACACACGGTGACCACCACCCCCCAACCtcaaagacaagatacagcctacCTGCACAGGAAGTCAGCCACACAACCTTTGAATGGAAGCCACTTCCCTAGTTTGTGAGAAGGAGCGGGCAAACTCAGGCATTCAGCCTTGGGGAGATCGAGCGTGTACAGAAGCTGGCCTGCCACTTCCTTGTCGCCTGTTATCCCCTCAAACTGGAAGGGCCAGTTCCGCTGCCAGGATCCGCCTCCAATCAACCCTTCTTAAGGGAAGTTTGGGGGGCTACCGGAATACAGGAGCCCCGTAACCAGTGCCTTCCCCACACCATCCTAAGTGAGGTCCCATTGGCTGAGACTCTCCTGGACGGCCTCTACTCCACCACCAGGGCTTCCCCTCTCCATCCCATACCGGGGATGTTGAGCGCCCCAGGGATGGTCCCAGCTGCCGCCTCCTCCCGAGATCTCACGTCGATGAGCTGGGCCCGGCCGGAGGCTAGGAGCGAACGGAGTTCGGGGAGCAAGACCGTGGGCTCTGAAGAAGGGGGCACGAGAGGCTTGAGGGGAGCAGGTCTGCAAGGCCCGGCTGCCGCAGCACCCCCTCACCTGGCCGCGCCCCAACCCGGCGGGGGTTGCGCGAGGACCCCCTCCACCACACCCCTTTGCGCCTCCCTCCGTGTGCACCTCCACCGGGGGGCTCCACGCGCGGCCCACACGAGATCCCAGGTCTCCCCTGCAGGTACCTCCAGCCATGGTGCGCGCTGCAAATGCGAGTTTCAGGAATGCGGCCCCGGCCAGCCCCCTGGGCACCCGCAGCATCTCCCGCGCCCTCTCGGAGCCGGAGCCGGAACCGGAAGCGAAGGCACCGCCTCTCGCATAGCCCCCTGCGGCCCCGGTTCCCGGTGGCCCTAACACACGCCCGCTGGAGAAATCCTCGCGATTGCCGGGCGTGGGCGGGCAACGACACACCGGTCTGAGGTGTGTCCAACAGGTAGGACTCAGAGTCCAGGAGCAGCTCCCCACCCTAACCTTGGCCCAACCCTTACTGGTCAAAGCACAatgtgccccctccctcccgccctggGGCCCGCAAAAGGAGAAAAAACGGAGACAATTGTGGCTCtgtatattttatcttaaaaaaaaaaaaaaaaaggaaagaaagaaaaggggcgGGGGAAAAAACCATCCCCACAAGGGGGTAAGGCCCCCAGTGGGCCCTGCCTGTTGTTCTCCCTGGCTCCAGAGACTTCTGCATAGGCCTTCGCTGCTTGCCAGCCAGTCTCCTCTTCCTGGGGCAGCAGCCACTGCTAAGCATCCTATCCCCACTTCTTGCTGAAGCCTGTTCCCCAGAGTCCTCAGGTGCACATCTGAGCTCCAGGGAAAGGGAGAACCAGTGGAAGCGCCAGTGTCCTGGGGCAAGCCAGAGCTTTGCTTGTCAGCAGACCCTCTGCCGGCACTCTAAGCAAGCACAGGGCAAGCCCCCCAGTTCAGTGTGTCCAGTGTCCAGCATGGAGACAGCACATGCATTGTGCAAGAGGAGCACAAGGGCCCAGGGGCTGCACGGTGGGGTTGGGCGAGGATGTCAGTACGCATCCACGTGTGTGTTTCACACCACTGCAGGCTGCTGTATCACAGGGCCTCAGTTCAAAGACACGCCTTCTGAACTCCCCCCAGTCCCACGCCAGAAGTGGGCAGTGAAGGAAAGGGCACGGGGTTAGCCTGTTGCTCCTGGGCCATCTGCAGTTCTCTGAAAGGGGCTGTAGGGCCCAAAGCCTCTGAATCCCCAGAATTAGTTGCTATCACTCTTGATGACGACCTCTACTCCGTGGTGCCTCAACTGAGCTCGTAGCAGCAGATTCTTGTTTTTAAGATCTTCCACCTACCATGGGAAGGAGGCAGTAAGGGAAATAGGTAGCAAAGTTGGCACAGCCAAGTCCCTGAACTTACTGGGACCCCCACCAGTGAGGAGGAAAAGATAAAGCCCTCTCTGTGGAAAACAAAATAGGGAGGCCCAAGCTGGGTTAGTGGTTAGGGAGGCTGAGGACAGCTATACTGAGGGTAGGGGGGGTCTGACCTGCTGTCGAAGCACATCATTGTCCAACTGCAGCTGGTCAAGCCCCTGCAGTTCTTCAGACAACCTGTGGTTACTCTGCCGAAGTTCCTGGATATAATCACAGGCTTTGGATAGAATTCCACCTTTACTCTGTAAGAAAAAGCCAACAAAATGAGGACTAGGATATAAGCTACCTGGCTTGCTTTCCAAAAGCATGTTTACACTTTGGACCTCATTTTCCCTTAAGGATGGTGAAATAACATCTCCCAGGGATTCAGGAACCTCAGAGAGAGATAGGAAAAGACTACTGCCATGTGTGCCCACTCTCTACCATTTCTGGAAACAATACCAGGAGACAGAATTCAGGCATCTTGCCCACTACCAGGGTCTTTCCATGACCTGGCCAGACTTGGTGCTCTCCATGGAGCAGTCTGGGATGATCTTGGACAGCTGTACAATCCAGTTGTTAATCTTGTCTCGGCGGCGGCGCTCCACTGTGGGGCAAAGTAGAGGACAAGGTGACTCAGGGAGAAGTCACCAAAGGCCCCAGGGTAAAATTACCTAACCTCTCCCCTCAACATCACTGCTATCCCCAATCCCACCAGACAGCTCCAAGCTTCAGACGCAGATCATACCTACCTTCATTATGCTGAGCCCTGCGTTTCTCATCCCGAGTTGTCCGGGGAGCTTCTGACTTCCTAACAACAGAGCCCAGAGCGGCCAGAGTGAGGGAGGGTCAAAAAATGAGATTGGAGTTTGGGGTGAGGAATTACACCAAATCTGGAAGGAATCAAGACCATTTCTGGTAACTGAAAAGAAACAGGGTTACTCACGGGGAATAagggtgggtcctgggggcaATAGAGCGCTGGCTTCCTCCTTGCAACACTTCTTGTGGTGACATCATCACAAAGAACTGACCTATGAAGATGCACGGTAGGTTCTGTCAGGACATAGGCCTAGGAACCTCACCAAGCTCTAAGGCCAAGGCCCTGGGACCCTCCTCTAAAAAGGACATACTGCCTCCTGCTGGAAGGGCAGCCCCAGACTCACTGCCTGCCCAGGTCTTTGTGATCATTAAGGGATCATGAGTAAAGGCCCACTGCCCACCAGCCATGTCCCACAGCCTATCCTAGCCCCTCCAGCCAGCATCCTCACATAATATCTCACCAGTGCCAGGAGGGGTCGCCTGCCCCAGTAGTGCCTCTGAGCCCTGGGTGGTAACAACGGCCGCCGTACTCCCCGATGTGGTACCCCCTGCCCCATCTCCCACTGCAGTGCTGGGGAAGTAAGTATAGTGCGTCTCAGCAGCTGTCCCCTCTGTGTCAACTGCATCATCACTCGTGAACGCACCCTGGatcacagcctgggaaggggAGCAAGAGCACGGAGACAAGTGACAGTTAAATACTTCCCATGAACTACTCTGCAGCTTCTATCccttgggaggagggagggagaaacatCCAGAAAGGGAGAGTCCAGTGCTTTGGGTCAAGGCAGCCCTAGATGCTTCCCTATCCCTAGCGACACCTATCCTATTGGTTCCCTTCTTCATCTTACTACTCAGAGCTCTAGTCCCCTCTGCAGCCCACACCCCTGTACCTGGGTCATGGATTGAGTGGCAGGGTAGCCACTGATGGCACCAGTCCCCTCAGTCTGGCCATCCAGCTGCCCCTCAGACACCTGGATCACCCTGTACATCACCTAGAGGcggggaggaaaggggaaggagggggaagagggaacaAGAGAGTAAGTGCT
Above is a window of Balaenoptera acutorostrata chromosome 1, mBalAcu1.1, whole genome shotgun sequence DNA encoding:
- the USF1 gene encoding upstream stimulatory factor 1 isoform X1 — translated: MKGQQKTAETEEGTVQIQEGAVATGEDPTSVAIASIQSAATFPDPNVKYVFRTENGGQVMYRVIQVSEGQLDGQTEGTGAISGYPATQSMTQAVIQGAFTSDDAVDTEGTAAETHYTYFPSTAVGDGAGGTTSGSTAAVVTTQGSEALLGQATPPGTGQFFVMMSPQEVLQGGSQRSIAPRTHPYSPKSEAPRTTRDEKRRAQHNEVERRRRDKINNWIVQLSKIIPDCSMESTKSGQSKGGILSKACDYIQELRQSNHRLSEELQGLDQLQLDNDVLRQQVEDLKNKNLLLRAQLRHHGVEVVIKSDSN
- the USF1 gene encoding upstream stimulatory factor 1 isoform X2, with amino-acid sequence MYRVIQVSEGQLDGQTEGTGAISGYPATQSMTQAVIQGAFTSDDAVDTEGTAAETHYTYFPSTAVGDGAGGTTSGSTAAVVTTQGSEALLGQATPPGTGQFFVMMSPQEVLQGGSQRSIAPRTHPYSPKSEAPRTTRDEKRRAQHNEVERRRRDKINNWIVQLSKIIPDCSMESTKSGQSKGGILSKACDYIQELRQSNHRLSEELQGLDQLQLDNDVLRQQVEDLKNKNLLLRAQLRHHGVEVVIKSDSN
- the TSTD1 gene encoding thiosulfate:glutathione sulfurtransferase; this translates as MLRVPRGLAGAAFLKLAFAARTMAGEPTVLLPELRSLLASGRAQLIDVRSREEAAAGTIPGALNIPVSELETALQMEPAAFKALYSTEKPKLEDENLIFFCQRGKRGFQATQLALGLGYKGARNYKGAYSEWFQKEG